Below is a genomic region from Variovorax sp. J2L1-78.
CGGCCGACTGATCGTCGCACTGGACGACCCGGCGAACCGGCGCAGCGCGGTCGACGAGGTCGAGTTCATCGCCCAGATGAAGGCCGTGCCGGTGCTGGCCCAGTGCCGCGACATGGAACGCATGATGTTCGCCGCCTACGACAAGATCGGCGCGACGACCGACAGCCGCCCGGGCAGCGTGGCGCTGCAGCCCATCGAGTTCGTGCCGGACGACACCAGCGAACTGCTCCAGACCCTCGAGAAAGAGGGCAAGCAGGACCGCCCCGACGACGACACGCCCATCGAGCAGTCGGACAACTCGCTGGTGCGCATGATCAACCGGATGATCCTGGAAGCCCATGGCGCCGGCGTCTCCGACATCCACATCGAGAGCTATCCGGGCCGCGAGAAGATCCGCATCCGCTTTCGCAAGGACGGCCAGCTGCGCACCTACCTCGAGCTGCCGCCGAACTACCGCAATGCGATGATCGCGCGCATCAAGATCATGTGCGACCTCGACATCAGCGAGCGCCGGAAGCCCCAGGACGGCAAGATCAACTTCGCCAAGTTCTCGCCACAGCACCGCATCGAGCTGCGCGTGGCCACCATCCCGACCAACAGCGGCCTGGAAGACGTGGTGATGCGGATCCTGGCCTCGGCCAAGCCGATCGCGCTCGACCGGCTCGGCCTGTCGGAGCCGAACCTCGAGCGCCTGCGCGACGCCATCGAGCGCCCATACGGCATGGTGCTGTGCGTGGGCCCGACCGGCTCGGGCAAGACCACCACGCTGCACTCGGCGCTCAGCCACATCAACGTGCCGGAACGCAAGATCTGGACGGCCGAGGACCCGATCGAGATCACCCAGCCCGGCCTGCGCCAGGTGCAGGTGAACCCGCGCATCGACTGGACCTTCGCCAAGGCGCTGCGCGCCTTCCTGCGCGCCGACCCGGACGTGATCATGGTCGGCGAAATCCGCGACGAGGAAACCGCCAAGACCGCGGTGGAAGCCTCGCTCACGGGCCACCTCGTGCTCTCCACGCTGCACACCAACAGCGCCCCCGAGACGGTGACGCGCCTGCTCGACATGGGCATGGACCCCTTCAACTTCGCCGACTCGCTGCTCGGCGTGCTGGCCCAGCGCCTGGTGCGCCGGCTCTGCACGCACTGCCGCACGAGCCGCGATGCCGAGCAGGTGGAGATCGAGGAACTGCTGGCCGACTATCTGCACGCCTTCGGCGAGGCCGACCTGCCCGAATCGCGCGACGCAGTGCTGGCGCGCTGGGCGTCGCAGCACGGCAAGGACGGGCGGCTGCAGATGCACACGAGCCCCGGCTGCGCCGCCTGCGACCAGAGCGGCTTCAAGGGCCGCGCCGGCCTGCACGAGCTGATGATGATCTCGCGCGAGCTGCGTCACCTGATCCAGACCGGCGCACGCGCCGAGGCGCTGCAGGCCACCGCCCTGCGCGAGGGCATGCGCACGCTGCGCCAGGACGGCATCGAGAAGGTGCTGGCGGGCACGACGACCATCGACGAAGTGCGCGCGACCAGCAACGTCTGAACGGCACGCACGCAGGCCGGCGGCGAGCGCGCTTACTTCTTGCCCGCTAGTTCGCCTTGGTCATTTTGAACGGCCTTCCCATGAAGGTGCCTTCCAGCGTGTTCGCGTCCGTCGCCTTCATTCGCATCGTGTTGTCCTGGCAGCCCGCCAACGCCGTCGAGCGTGCCACCTTGAAGACAAGTTCTTCCGCTGTCGCGCGTTGCACCTCGATCGGATAGGCGCGGCCGGCGCAGGGGTCGTTGCGTTGGGCCACATTCAGGTCCCAGGTGCCTGCGTTGCCCGCCACGATGATGGTGCCGTCCCGATCGATGCCGCGTTCGGTCTTGAAGGCGACCTGCCATTTACCGTCCCACATCTGCGCCGTCTGCGCGACTGCGAAGAGCGGGAGACACGCGGCCAGCGCTGTACCGACGGCTTTCATGGCAACTCTCCGGTGGTGGACCACCCATTCTGAAAGTGCGCCGCGTGCTTGCAATATGTCGTTTGACCGGTGACGCACCACCGGCGCGCACTGCGCACCGGCTCGGCCCGGCCGAACGATCCACTTTGGACCATTTGGTCAAAACTTGACACGTTGAGCCGAACAAGTCCTTGATGCACAAGGACTTTTCAAGATGGCACGAAGCATGCAAAGCGATGTCCATCGCTCCGCAGGCTCGGCCTCGGCCCTCGTCCCCTCCTGGAATGGTCCGCCATGAACATCGGCATCTTCATCCCCATCGGCAACAACGGCTGGCTGCTGTCGGAGAACGCGCCCCAGTACAAGCCCACCTTCGCGCTCAACAAGGAGATCACCCTCAAGGCCGAGCACTACGGGCTGGACTTCGTGCTGTCGATGATCAAGCTGCGCGGCTTCGGCGGCAAGACCGAGTTCTGGGACCACAACCTCGAGTCCTTCACGCTCATGGCCGGCCTGGCGGCCGTGACCACCAAGATCAAGCTCTTCGCCACCGCGGCCTCGCTGGTGATGCCGCCGGCCATCGTGGCGCGCATGGCCTCGACCATCGATTCGATTTCCAACGGGCGCTTCGGCGTGAACCTGGTCACCGGCTGGCAGCGGCCCGAGTACTCGCAGATGGGGATGTGGCCGGGCGACCAGTTCTTCGGCACGCGCTACCAGTACCTCTCGGAGTACGTGCAGGTGCTGCGCGACCTGTGGGGCCGGGGCCAGTCGGACTTCAAGGGCGAGCACTTCCAGATGGAAGACTGCCGCCTGAGCCCGCAGCCGCAGGCCGACATGAAGGTGATCTGCGCCGGCGCGAGCGACGCCGGCATGGACTTCTCGGCCAAGTACGCCGACTACAACTTCTGCTTCGGCAAGGGCGTGAACACACCCAAGGCCTTCGCGCCCTCGGCGCAGAAGCTGATCGAGGCCACCGCCAAGACCGGCCGCCACGTCACGACCTACGTGCTGATGATGGTGATCGCCGACGAGACCGACGAGGCCGCCCGCGCCAAGTGGGAACACTACAAGGCCGGCGCCGACCAGGAGGCCATCGCCTGGCTGGGCGTGCAGGGCGCGGCCGACACCAAATCGGGCGCCGACACCAACGTGCGCCAGATGGCCGACCCCACCTCCGCCGTGAACATCAACATGGGCACGCTGATCGGCTCCTATGCCAACGTGGCGCGCATGCTCGACGAGGTGGCCGAGGTGCCCGGCACCGAGGGCGTGCTGCTGACCTTCGACGACTTCGTGAAGGGCGTCGGGGCCTTCGGTGAACGCATCCAGCCGTTGATGAAGAGCCGCGTCAATGTCGATTCGCCCGTGCCCTCCCAGGTCCAACCGCAGGCGCTGGCCGCCTGATCCCCGAAGGAATCGCCCCATGACGACACCGAAGAACACCACCCTCACCTCGACCGTGCCGGTCGGCGTGCCGAATGCGCCCGGTGCGCCCGCCCCACTGGTGCTGCCCGCGCGGCCCGAACCGGTGGCGCTGCACGCGGCCAATTCGGCGCTGATCGTGGTCGACATGCAGAATGCCTACGCCTCGGTGGGCGGCTACGTCGACTCGGCGGGCTTCGACATCTCGGGCGCGCAGGGCACCATCGCCAACATCGTGCGCACCGTCGAGGCGGCGCGCGCGGCGGGCATCCTGGTCATCTTTTTGCAGAACGGCTGGGACGCCGCGTATGTCGATGCCGGCGGCCCGGGCTCGCCCAACTGGTACAAGTCGAACGCGCTCAAGACCATGCGCAAGAAGCCCGAGCTGGCCGGCAAGTTCCTCGCCAAAGGCGGCTGGGACTACGAACTGCTCGACGTGATGAAGCCGCAGACCGGCGACATCGTGATCCCCAAGACGCGCTACAGCGGCTTCTTCAACAGCACGCTCGACAGCACCCTGCGCGCCCGCGGCATCCGCAATCTGGTGTTCACCGGCATCGCGACCAACGTGTGCGTCGAGTCCACGCTGCGCGACGCCTTCCACCTCGAGTACTTCGCCGTAATGCTGGAAGACGCGACGCACGAGCTGGGCGGCGCGGCCATCCAGAAGGCCGCCGTTTACAACGTCGAGACCTTCTTCGGCTGGGTCTCGACCGTGGACGATTTCTGCCGCACCGTGGCTGCGCCGAGCACGCCGGCCGCCGCCATGACCGCACGCGAGACCACCGCGGCCTGACCCCTTTCCTCCACCCCTCGTTTTTCAGGAACTTCGTCCATGCCCAAGCAAGCCATCATCCCGCCCGGCACCACCACCCCCATCGCGCCCTTCGTTCCCGGCACCATGGCCGACGGCGTCGTCTACGTGTCGGGCACGCTGCCCTTCGACAAGGACAACAACGTGGTCCACGTGGGCGATGCGACGCTGCAGACGCGCCATGTGCTCGAGACCATCAAGAGCGTCATCACCACCGCCGGCGGCACGATGGACGACGTGACCTTCAACATGATCATGATCAAGGACTGGGCCGACTACGCGAAGGTCAACGCGGTCTATGCGGAGTACTTCCCGGGCGTGAAGCCGGCGCGCTACTGCATCCAGTGCGGCCTGGTGAAGCCCGACGCGCTGGTGGAAATCGCCTCCATCGCCCACGTCGGCAAGCCCTGATGCCGCTGTACCACGAGGTCCACGGCCAGGCGACGCCCGGCGCGCCCAGCCTGCTGCTGTCGTCCGGCCTGGGCGGCTCGGCGAATTTCTGGAAGCCGCAGATCCCGGCGCTGGTGGCTGCCGGCTGGCGCGTGGTCGCGTACGACCAGCGCGGCACCGGCCGCAGCCCCGAAGCGCTGAAGGCCGACTACACGATCGCCGACATGGCACACGACGTGGTCGAGGTGCTCGACGCGACCGACACCGCGCAATGCATCGTCATCGGCCATGCCCTGGGCGGCCTGGTCGGCCTGCAGTTCGCGCTCGATGCACCGTCGCGCGTGGCCGGGCTGGTGCTGGTCAACGCCTGGTCCCGGCCCAACCCGCATTCGGCGCGCTGCTTCGAGGCGCGGCTGGCGCTGCTGGGCGCGGTCGGCCCGCGTGCCTATGTCGAGGCGCAGCCAATCTTCCTGTACCCGGCCGACTGGTGCGCCGCGCATGCCGACGAGGTGCAGGCCGAAGTCGATCACGCCTTCGCGCACTTCCCCGGCGAAGCCAACATGCGGGCGCGCATCGGCGCGCTGCGCGCCTTCGACGTCGACGCGCGACTGGGCAGCATCGCGGTGCCGACACTGGTCGCCGCCGCGATGGACGACGTGCTCGTGCCCTGGACGATGTCGCAGCGCCTGGCCGACGCCCTGCCCCGCGCGATACTCGACCGGGTACCGCATGGCGGACACGCCCACAGCGTGACGGACGCGGACACCTTCAACGCCACCCTGCTCGCCTTCCTCGCCAAGACGGGCGCTTACTGACATCCCATGACCCAAGCACTCGACACCGCCGCCCTGGCGACCCTCTTCACCGAAGCCCGCAGCCAGAACGGCTGGACGGCCGAGCCCGTGTCCGACGACCTGCTCCAGCAGGTCTACGAACTCGCCCGCATGGGCCCGACCTCGGTCAACTGCTCGCCGGCCCGCTTCGTCTTCGTGCGCACCCCCGAGGGCAAGGAACGTCTGAAGCCGGCCCTGTCGCCCAGCAACGTCGACAAGACGATGACGGCCCCCGTCACGGTGATCGCGGCCTGGGACACGGCCTTCTACGACAAGCTGCCCAAGCTGTTCCCGCATGCCGACGCACGCCCCTGGGTGGCCGGCACCCCGGAGCTGGCGCACGAATCCGCCTTCCGCAACGGCACGCTGCAGGCGGCCTACCTGATCCTGGCGGCCCGCTCGCTGGGCCTGGACGCCGGCCCGATGTCGGGCTTCGACAAGGCCAAGGTCAACGCCGCCTTCTTCGGCGGCACGACCTGGACCGTCAACTTCCTCATCAACCTCGGCCACGGCGACGCGTCGAAGGTCTTCGGCCGCCTGCCGCGGCTGGACTTCGCCGAGGCCTGCACGCTCGCCTGAACCCGTTCATCCTCATGCAGAAGGCCGACTACCGCAACGCGATGTCTCGCCTGGGCGCGGCCGTCAACATCATCACCACCGACGGCCCGGCCGGCCGCGCAGGCTTCACGGCCTCGGCCGTGTGCAGCGTGACCGACGAGCCGCCCACGCTGCTGATCTGCCTGAACCGCACGGCGTCGGTGTACCCGGCCTTCGAGGCCAACGGCGTGCTGTGCGTGAACGTGCTGGCACCGGACCACCAGGCGCTCTCGGGCGTGTTCGGCGGCAAGACGCCGATGGACGAGCGCTTCGCGGCCGGCCGCTGGCACGCGGGCGTCACCGGCTCGCCGATGCTCGACGGCGCCGCCGTGTCCTTCGATTGCCGCGTGGTGCGCAGCACCGCCGTCGGCACGCACGACGTGCTGTTCTGCGAGGTGGCCGCCATCACGCTCGGCGACACGGCCCACGGGCTCGTGTACTTCGACCGGCGCTATCACGGCCTCATGACAACGGCAGACTGATCCGTCCGCCGGGTCAGTCCGCCGCGATGCCCTGCAGCACGATGCGCTGCACGTTCTCCACCGTCTGCTCGAAGAAGGCCGGGTCGTCGAGCGTGCGGCCGGTGATGGCCTGCACCTGGACGCCGAAGTCGGCGTAGTGCTGGGTGGTGGCCCACAGCGCGAAGATCAGGTGGTGCGGGTCGACCGCGCCGAGCTTGCCGGCCGCGACCCACGCGCGGATGACCTCCGACTTGCGCTCGACCAGGTCGCGCAGCTCGCGACTGAGTTCGTCGCGCAGCAGCGGGGCGCCCTGGATCATCTCCAGACAGAACAGCCGCGATGCATCGGGCCGGTCGCGCGAGATCACCAGCTTGCGGCGGATGTAGTCGGCGATGGCCTCGTGCGGGTCCTGTTCCACGCTGAAGCCGCGCAGCGGCTCGAGCCACACGGTGAGCAGATCGCGCAGCACGCAGACGTAGAGCTCCTCCTTGTTGGCGAAGTAGTAGAGCAGGTTGCTCTTGGAGACGTCGGCGCGCGCGGCCACCTGGTCGACGCTGGTGCCGTGCAGCCCGTAGCGCGAGAACAGGCCGAGCGCCGCGGCCAGGATGACGCTGCGCTTGTCCTCGATCTGCCGCAGGCGCCGGTTGATCGCGGCGGGCCCGCGCGCGGCCGGCGCCCGCTTGGCCAGCACCCGCTGCGACGGCTTGGCGACTGTCTTGGGAGCTGGCTTGGTGGTGGGCTTCCCCGCGGTGCTCCCTGTCATCTTTGCCATGTCCTGGTGCTTTCTTGTGCATTGCTCTTCAAACGTGCACATCTGCTTGCACGAGCCGTACCCGCTTGGTGCGGCGGGGCGACGGTAACGCATTTGTCCATTTGGTCCAACTGGCATGGACGTTGCATGCCACACCGTGTCGCGACCGTCTTCGCGCTGGATCAAGGAATGACGACATGACGCTGCTGTCCGTACCGATCATCGACCTCGCCCCCTACTTCGAGGGCACGCCGGACGCGCGCGCCGCGCTGGCGCAAAAGGTGGACGAGGCCTGCCGCAGCATCGGCTTCCTGGTCATCACGAACCACGGCATCGACCCCGCGCTGATCGCGCGCGTGTCGGCGCTCTCGCGCCAGTTCTTCGCGCTGCCGCTGGCCGAGAAGCGCAAGGTCGACCGGCCCCGCGAAGACGCGGTGCGCGGCTACAGCGCGGTCGGCGAGGAAGGCCTGTCGTACAGCCTCGAGGAGGCCGCGCCGGGCGACCTGAAGGAGTCCTTCTCGATCGACCCCTCGGGCGTGCCCAACGACGACTACCACCGCGGCCCGGCCGCCGGCCCGCACTTCGAGCCCAACAGCTGGCCGCCGATTCCGGGCTTCCGCGAGGCCTACGAGGCCTACTTCGAGGCGATGAGCGACCTGTCGCGTTCGCTCATGCGCATCTTCGCGCTCGGCCTGAAGCTGCCCGAGACCTTCTTCGACGACAAGATCGACAAGCACATCAGCATGTTCCGCGTGCTGAGCTACCCGCCGCAGACCGAGGCGCCCCTGCCGGGCCAGCTGCGCGCCGGCGCCCACAGCGACTACGGCAGCCTCACCATCGTGCTGCCCGACGACAAGGGGTTGCAGGTCTTCAACAAGGCCGGCCAGTGGGTCGACGTGCCGCAGGTCGACGGCGGCCTGGTCGTGAACATCGCCGACCTGATGATGCAGTGGACCAACGACCAGTGGGTGTCGACGCTGCACCGCGTGGTCAACCCACCCTTCGAGGTGGCCAGCAGCAACCGCCGGCAGTCGCTGGTCTTCTTCCATCAACCCAACTACGACGCGATGGTCGAGTGCCTGCCGAGCTGCCTGGTGCCGGGCGAGGTGGCGAAGTACGCGCCCATCTCCTCGGGCGACCATCTGACCTCGAAGTTCGTCAAGCAGACGACCTTCGGCGGCACCAAGGCCACGGCCTGAGCCCGCACGCGCAGACACGCATGGCCCACCTCTCCTACGTCAACGTCTTCGCGAAGGACGTGGTCGCGCTCAGCGGCTTCTACCAGCGCGTGTTCGGCTTTCCCGAGATCGAGGCCATCCGCTCGCCGATCTTCCGCGGCCTGGACACCGGCAAGTCGAGCCTGGGCTTCAACGCGCTCGACGCCTACGCGCTGCTGCACCTGGCCGAGTTCTCCGACACCCGCGGCGTGAAGTTCCTGCTGAACATCGACGTCGATTCGAAGGACGAGGTCGACCGCAGGGTGCCCATCGCCGTCGACGCCGGCGCCAAGCTCGTCAAGGCGCCGTACGAGACCTACTACCACTGGTACCAAGCAGTACTGCTCGATCCCGAAGGCAACGTGTTCCGCATCAACTTCATGATGTAGACGCGCGCCGCCCTCCCCCTTCTTTTTTCTTCCCGCCTGAAAGGTCAGAGTGATGTTGCGTCGATCGATTTCTTGCGCCGTTGCGGCGCTGGTGGCATGTGCAACGCTGCCGGGGGCCGCCGTGGCTGCCGATGGCTTCACCCTCAAGGGCGAGCCGAAGATCGCGATGATCTATTTCGGCCCGAAGAACGACGGCGGCTGGACGCAGGCCTTCGACGAGGCACGGCTCAAGGTCGAGGCCGCCATCGGCAAGAAGATCCAGTTCGTCGAGAACGTGCCCGAAGACGCCTCGGCCATCAAGCCGGCGGCCGAGCGCTTCATCTCGCGCGGTGCCAACATCGTGATCGGCACGGCCTTCGGCTATTCCGACGCCTTCAAGGAGCTGGCCGCCAAGTACCCCGATGTCGCCTTCCTCAACGGCTCGGGCACCACCAACGGCGCCAACCTCGAATCGTTCTACGGCCGCACCTACGAGAGCCAGTACCTGTGCGGCATGGCAGCCGGCGCGGCATCCAAGAGCGGCAAGCTGGGCTTCGTCGCGGCCAACCCCTTCGGCGTGGTGAACTGGACCGTCAACGCCTTCGCGCTCGGGGCGCAGAAGATGAACCCGAATGCCACCGTCAACGTGATCTACACCGGCGCGTGGAACGACCCGGTGAAGGAACGCGCCGCCGCGATGGCGCTGATCGACCAGGGCGCCGACGTGATCGGCCAACACGTCGACTCGCCCACGCCGCAGATCGTCGCGCAGGAGCGCGGCGTGTACGGCACCGGCCACCACCGCGACCTGCGCCAGTTCGCGCCCAAGGCCACGCTGTGCTCGTCGGTCTGGGTCTGGGACAAGTTCCTCACGCCCGAACTCAAGAAGATCATGGCGGGCGGCTGGAAGCCGGCCCAATACGGCGCCTTCATCGCGATGAAGGACGGCGGCACCGACATCGCCGGCTTCGGTGCAGGCGTGCCCAAAGACAAGGCTGCGCTCATCAATGCCGAACGCGATGCCTTGCTGAAGGGCAAGCAGATCTACGCCGGCCCGCTGAAGGACCGCGAGGGCAAGGAGCGCGTCGCCGCCGGCGCCGTGCTGTCGGACGCCGACCTCTGGAAGATGGACTGGTACGTCAAGGGCGTGGTCACGCAGAAGTAAGGCCCTGGCACCCGAGCATGGCGACCGCCCTTCAACTCACCGGCATCGGCAAGTCCTTCGACGGCTTCCAGGCGCTGACCGACGCGGACTTCGACGCGCGTTGGGGCGAGGTGCATGCGCTGCTGGGCGAGAACGGTGCGGGCAAGTCGTCGCTGATGAACATCGCGGCCGGCCTCTATGCCCCCGAGGCCGGCCGGATGTGGGTCGACGACAACCCGGTGCAGCTGGGCGGCCCGCGCGATGCAGCGCGGCATCGCATCGGCATGGTGCACCAGCACTTCAAGCTGGTGAAGCCCTTCACCGTGGCCGAAAACATCCTGCTGGGCCATCCGTTGGCATCGGGCGAAGGCAGCCATCGCAAGCGGCTCGGCCAGTTGGAAGCACAGATCCGCGCCAAGGCGGCCGAGCTGGGCTTCGACATCGACCCGACGCAGCGCGTCGCGCACCTGTCGATCGCCGAGCAGCAGCGCGTGGAAATCCTCAAGGTGCTGCTGGCCGGCGCGCGCATCCTGATCCTCGACGAACCGACCGCCGTGCTGACCGATGCCGAAGCCGAGCGCCTGCTCTCGACCGTGCAGGCGCTCGCGCGCAGCGGCGCAGCCGTCGTGCTGGTCACGCACAAGATGGCCGACGTGAAGACCTATGCCGACCGCGTGACCGTGATGCGCGGCGGCCGCACGGTGAAGACGGTCGACCCGAAGCAGGTGGCGGTGGCCGAGCTGGTGCAGCTCACGGTCGGCGATTCGGTCGCGGTGCCGCAACGGCGGCGTGATGGCGTCGCCGCCGGCGCGCCGCGGCTCACGGTGCGCGGACTGCGCAGTGCAGTGGCAGGTGGCCGACCGGCGCTCGACGGCGTCGACCTGCAACTGAAGGCCGGCGAGATCTACGGGCTGGCCGGCGTCGGTGGCAATGGCCAGGGCGAGCTGGCGGCGGCGCTGATGGGCCTGGACGATGCCGTCGAAGGCGACATCACGCTGCAGGATGTCGGCGACCTGAAGCGCCTGTCGAATGCACAGCGGCGCAGCCTGCAATTCGCCGCGATCCCGGCCGACCGCTACGGCCTCGCGCTCGCGGGCGCATTGACCGTGGCCGAGAACTTCGGCATCGGCCAGGTGCATGCGGGCAGCTACGGCTCGCCGTGGCGGCTCGACACGCGCAAGCTCGAAGCCGATGCGCAGGCCGCGGTCGAACAGTTCGATGTGCAGGGCGTGCGCAGCCTCGGCCAGAAGGCCGCACTGCTCTCGGGCGGCAACGCGCAGAAGCTGGTGCTGGCGCGCGAGTTCGGCCGCGCGCCGCGCATCGTGCTGGCGCACAGCCCCAGCCGCGGGCTCGACGTGCGTGCCGGTGCCGAGGTGCATGCGCGCCTGCTGGCCGCCCGCGATGCGGGCGCGGCCGTGCTGCTGATCAGCGAAGACCTCGACGAGGTGCTGGCACTGGCCGACCGCGTCGGCGTGATGACGCGCGGACGCATCGTGGCCGAGTTCGATCAACCGGCGGACCGTCAGGCGGTCGGGCAGGCGATGACCGACCATGGCTGATGCTTCGGTGACCGTTCCCTCGATCAACGCCGCACCCGTGGCGCCACGGCGCCCCCTCGCCAGCCGGCGCTTCGCGCTCGAGCTGCGCCAGGAGATGGCGTGGCACCGGCAGGCGCTGATCCTCGGCGTGTCGCTCATCATCGGCATGGGCGTCTCGGCCGCGATCCTGGTCGCGGCGGGCGTGCCGGCCAACGAGCTGCTCAACGAGTTCGTGCTGCAGACGCTGTTCGACAAACAGAGTCTGCAGGCCGTGCTGTTCCAGGCGGCGCCGATGATCCTGGTGGGCATCGCCGCGTCAATGGCCTTCCGCGCGCGCTTCTGGAACCTCGGCCTCGAGGGCCAGATGATTTGGGGCGCGATCGGCGCCACCACGATCTCTTTCTTCGACGTCGGCCCCGCCGCGCTGCGCCTGCCGCTGATGCTCGCCATGGCGATGGCGCTCGGCCTGCTGTGGGCGATGGCGCCCACGCTGCTCAAGCTGAAGCTCGGCGTGAACGAGATCATCTCGTCGCTGATGCTCAACTACATCGCGAGCAACTTCCTGCTGCACCTGGTGTACGGCGCGTGGAAGGACCCGAAGGATTCCTTCCCCTACTCGCCGCAGTTCCGCGCCTTCGAGCGGCTGCCCGAATGGTTCGGCAACGTGAGCACGGCGGCCATCGGGCTGGCGCTCGTCGTCGCGGTGCTTGCCTGGTGGTTTGTCGGCATCAGCCGCGCGGGCCTCTACCTGCGCTTCGTCGACGCCAACCCCCGCATGGCCGATGCGGTCGGCGTGCCGGTGCGCCGCATGATCTTCTCGGCCGTGCTGCTGTCGGGCGCGCTGTCGGGCATCGCGGGCTTCGTCGTCGTCGCGGGGCAGGAAGGCCGGCTCACGCAGGCCTTCTACGCGGGCTATGGCTTCTCGGGCATCCTGATCGCCTTCCTGGCACGCAACAACCCGCTGGCGGCCACGGTGGTGGCGGTGCTGGTGGCGGCGCTCTTCGTGGCCGGGCGCAACCTGCAGGTGTTCTACCAAATCCCGTTCTCGATGGTGCAACTGATCCAGGCCATCGTCGTGATCTGCGTGGCGTCGTCGGACTTCTTCATTCGTCACCGCATCCGTTCGGTGGTGAGCAAGACCTGAATGAAACCCCCACGCTCATCGCTTCGCGTATCGCTGCCCCCCGAGGGGGCGCGTCAGTGCCTTCGGGCGGCCGGGCAGCACTGACCCATGGACGTCTTCGCCATCGCCACCAACTGGCTCGGCAACGCGCCCGACTTCGCGGTGCCCTATGCGCTCGCCGCGCTCGGGCTGATCGTCTGCGAGCGCTCCGGCGTGCTGTCGCTCGGCGCCGAAGGGTTGATGCTCGTCGGCGCGCTGGCCGGCATCGGCGCGCAGATCGCCTTCGGGCAGCCCGGCGTGTCGCTGATCCTCGCCATGCTCGCGGCCAGTGCGGTGTCGGTGCTGTTCGCGGTGATGACGATCCTGCTGCGCGTGAACCAGGTGATCGCGGGCCTCGCGCTGGTCTTCTTCTGCCAGGGGCTCACCAGCCTGGCGGGCACGCTGTTCGGCTGGACCAACGTGGCCGTCAGCAGCGTCGGCGCCATTGCGCTGTGGCCGTTGTCGGCGCTGCCGCTGGTCGGCCGCTTGTTCAACCAGAACATCGTCGTGTACCTCACGCTGCCGATCTTCATCGCGGTCGTCTGGGTCCTCACGCGCACCACCGCAGGCCTGCGCCTGCGCGCGGTGGGCGAGAACCCGCAGGCCGCCGATGCGGCCGGCATCAGCGTCACCGCATGGCGCTTCGCCGCGGTGCTCGCGGGCTCGGCGCTGGTCGGCCTGGCGGGGGCGTACATCTCGGTGGTGAGCACCAAACTCTGGATCGCCGGCATGACCGGCGGCCGTGGCTGGATCGCCGTGGGCCTGGTGATCTTCGCGCGCTGGTCGCCGTGGAAGGCGCTGGCCGGTGCGGTGCTGTTCGGCTGCGTCGAGGCCTTGATCCCGCAACTCGCGGCAGCGGGCGTGCAGCTGCCGCAGTACTTCGTGCTGATGACGCCCTACGCGATCACGCTGGCCGTGATGGTGTGGGTCGCGGTCGCGCGCCGTGGCGCCGACGGTGAACCCGGTGCATTGGGCCAACCCTATGTGCGAGAGGAAAGAAGATAGTGCGCGCCTTCGTCTACGAAAAGGAACGCGAACTGGACGCGCGCCAGTTCGCCGACTACCTCGACCCGGCCACCACCGCGGTCATCTCCATCGACATGCACCGCGGCCATCTCGACGACTCGCCCGAGTGTCCCTGCCCGGCCCCGCGTGCGCGCGACGTGGTCGCGCCCATCGATGCGTTCCACGACGAAGTGCGTGCGCTGGGCGGGCGCATCGTGCACGTGAAGTCGACGCTGCGGCCCGATGGGGTCGACGACATCCGCGGCATCCCGTCGGCTTGGCGGCGCAC
It encodes:
- the rutR gene encoding HTH-type transcriptional regulator RutR — encoded protein: MAKMTGSTAGKPTTKPAPKTVAKPSQRVLAKRAPAARGPAAINRRLRQIEDKRSVILAAALGLFSRYGLHGTSVDQVAARADVSKSNLLYYFANKEELYVCVLRDLLTVWLEPLRGFSVEQDPHEAIADYIRRKLVISRDRPDASRLFCLEMIQGAPLLRDELSRELRDLVERKSEVIRAWVAAGKLGAVDPHHLIFALWATTQHYADFGVQVQAITGRTLDDPAFFEQTVENVQRIVLQGIAAD
- a CDS encoding isopenicillin N synthase family dioxygenase, whose product is MTLLSVPIIDLAPYFEGTPDARAALAQKVDEACRSIGFLVITNHGIDPALIARVSALSRQFFALPLAEKRKVDRPREDAVRGYSAVGEEGLSYSLEEAAPGDLKESFSIDPSGVPNDDYHRGPAAGPHFEPNSWPPIPGFREAYEAYFEAMSDLSRSLMRIFALGLKLPETFFDDKIDKHISMFRVLSYPPQTEAPLPGQLRAGAHSDYGSLTIVLPDDKGLQVFNKAGQWVDVPQVDGGLVVNIADLMMQWTNDQWVSTLHRVVNPPFEVASSNRRQSLVFFHQPNYDAMVECLPSCLVPGEVAKYAPISSGDHLTSKFVKQTTFGGTKATA
- a CDS encoding VOC family protein encodes the protein MAHLSYVNVFAKDVVALSGFYQRVFGFPEIEAIRSPIFRGLDTGKSSLGFNALDAYALLHLAEFSDTRGVKFLLNIDVDSKDEVDRRVPIAVDAGAKLVKAPYETYYHWYQAVLLDPEGNVFRINFMM
- a CDS encoding ABC transporter ATP-binding protein; the encoded protein is MATALQLTGIGKSFDGFQALTDADFDARWGEVHALLGENGAGKSSLMNIAAGLYAPEAGRMWVDDNPVQLGGPRDAARHRIGMVHQHFKLVKPFTVAENILLGHPLASGEGSHRKRLGQLEAQIRAKAAELGFDIDPTQRVAHLSIAEQQRVEILKVLLAGARILILDEPTAVLTDAEAERLLSTVQALARSGAAVVLVTHKMADVKTYADRVTVMRGGRTVKTVDPKQVAVAELVQLTVGDSVAVPQRRRDGVAAGAPRLTVRGLRSAVAGGRPALDGVDLQLKAGEIYGLAGVGGNGQGELAAALMGLDDAVEGDITLQDVGDLKRLSNAQRRSLQFAAIPADRYGLALAGALTVAENFGIGQVHAGSYGSPWRLDTRKLEADAQAAVEQFDVQGVRSLGQKAALLSGGNAQKLVLAREFGRAPRIVLAHSPSRGLDVRAGAEVHARLLAARDAGAAVLLISEDLDEVLALADRVGVMTRGRIVAEFDQPADRQAVGQAMTDHG
- a CDS encoding BMP family ABC transporter substrate-binding protein; translated protein: MLRRSISCAVAALVACATLPGAAVAADGFTLKGEPKIAMIYFGPKNDGGWTQAFDEARLKVEAAIGKKIQFVENVPEDASAIKPAAERFISRGANIVIGTAFGYSDAFKELAAKYPDVAFLNGSGTTNGANLESFYGRTYESQYLCGMAAGAASKSGKLGFVAANPFGVVNWTVNAFALGAQKMNPNATVNVIYTGAWNDPVKERAAAMALIDQGADVIGQHVDSPTPQIVAQERGVYGTGHHRDLRQFAPKATLCSSVWVWDKFLTPELKKIMAGGWKPAQYGAFIAMKDGGTDIAGFGAGVPKDKAALINAERDALLKGKQIYAGPLKDREGKERVAAGAVLSDADLWKMDWYVKGVVTQK
- the rutF gene encoding NADH-dependent FMN reductase RutF is translated as MQKADYRNAMSRLGAAVNIITTDGPAGRAGFTASAVCSVTDEPPTLLICLNRTASVYPAFEANGVLCVNVLAPDHQALSGVFGGKTPMDERFAAGRWHAGVTGSPMLDGAAVSFDCRVVRSTAVGTHDVLFCEVAAITLGDTAHGLVYFDRRYHGLMTTAD